The region TAGTTGAAATAGGTCATATAGTCTAAGCTACCTTCAATTTGGGGTAGTCCGCTTGCAATGGTTTCCCAAAGTTTTTTATTAGATATAGCAATCTGATCCTTTGCATTTAGTAACGATCTGTTGTATTGCAGCGCATGGTTCTGCGCTTCAGCTAGGGATAGTTTAAGGGTATCAGTATTTGATCCCTCTTGTCCCGAAGCAGTATAGGAGAAGATTGCTCCAATTAAAACCAGTAATCCTTTGTAAAGCCATTTCATAAATTTTCGTGTTTAATTTATTATTTATATGGTATTTATATCGTCAATATCGAAATTTAGCAGTTTGCCTTCCAGCAGTTCAATTCCTTTCTGGTTGGCAATGCCTCTGATGTGGTAAACAAATACTTCCTGAAAGAATTTGCTTGAGGTGAATTCTTCTATGCTAAAAAAATCATTGTCAATTATATTTTCAATTCTAGATAGTTGCAATTTTGCAATGATACTGTCATCGAGGTCTTTTCTGTATAAGCCCTCTTGTTTTCCTTTAGAAATGTTGTTTATTATACATGTGAGCATTTTCTTTCGACGTGCATTTACAAGCCTTTCGTAGTGCGCTGGGTAGTATTTTTTTAAATCGAAAACAGTACCGTGATTTACTTTTTTAATTCTTTGGTTAATAATTTTGCTTACAAGTAGCAATTCCTCTATTGCGTTTAAACTGGAGTTGCAATGGCAATCAACATCGGAGTGTATTCCCTCAATCTGAAGATCAATGGCTTTTCCGACCAAATCATCTTTGTCGGAAACATACTTGTACAACGTCTTTTTCGAAATTCCAAGATTCGATGCAACATCGTCCATGGTTATGCTTTTTATGCCATAGCGCATGTATAAATCATTCACTTTTTCGAGTATAAACTTGAATTCTTCGTTCATATTGATTTGGAAACTTTGGGTACAAAAGTAATAAAAAACGTTTCCTGGGGTTTTGGCTGAATGTTAAATTTTTCTTAATTTATATTAATAAAAACTAGTCTTGTTGTCTGATAATAAGATGTCAAAGCTATGATTAGAGAATGGAAATAGGAATATAATTTCGATGAAATGGTTTTATTCGGGAGTGAAGCCGTTGCTTTTGACGATAAATAAATGTGATGCAAGGTTGATTCATGTCAATAATTGATAATTTTCGATATGTTGAGTTGAGTTTTTCATTTGTTAGGCATAAATTGTCTTTTAAAGCATGAAATTTTTTATGAAAAAGATTTTGTTCAAATGGCTATTGGCGTTTACGCTTGCGTTAAATACACAGTTTTTAGTGGCGCAGCAAATAGCCGATACGTCAATTGATCGTAAGATATATGAATTGGGCCTAGAAGAGTTACTCAATATAACTGTGGTTTCAGCATCAAAAATTGAGCAACAGCAGTCTCAAGCGCCTAACATTATTTATGCTGTCCCAAAGGACCTGATTAACGGGCATGGTTGGAACTCTATGAATGATATGCTTTCGTTCTATCCCGGGTACTTTATTTCAAGAGATTACGAGAGGCGAACGCTTGGCTTTCGTGGAATGTTTGAGGGTTGGAACAATAACCATATACTTATGATGATTGATGGGATTCCAGTTAACGATAATTTATATGGAACGGCTTATACGTGGGAAATAACTCCATTGAATTTTTCAAATTCTATTGAAATTATTTGTGGCCCAGGAGGCGCTCTTTATGGCTCAAATGCCATGAACGGCGTGATAACAATGAATACCCTTAGGGCTAACGATCTCAAGGGTGTTGGGAATGCACGGGTGGGTATAGGATCGAATAACTGTCAATATTACGATATTGTTACAGGTGCCGAAAACAATGATTTTGGTATTGTTGCATCGTTTAGCCATTTCAATACCGATGGAAATGAGTATATGTCATACGATGCCTCTGGCAGAGTGGATGGAATAGGAAATCCTCTTAAAATAGAGGTAAGTGACAATCGGGATAATTCCTATTTCTTTGCTAAGATCTATGGGAAAAACTTTTATGATGGGCTGATGTTTCAGTATCACGAGCAGCGTTGGGATTTTCAGACTGGTCATGGATGGCTATTTGTAATTCCAGATAGGCCGGAAGATATGAAGGAATACCGTAGAATTTTTGCTTTACGATATGCTCCTGCAAGGCTTGATAAGTTGTTCGGTTACGAATTCACTTCCAGGTTTCAGATTCATGGAATAGATTGGGATATGAGGTACTATCAGGATGGAGCATTGAATGGAGCATATCCCAGCGGTGCGTCTGAGTATCTTAAGACTGACGCTAAGGATTTATTTTTTAGGGCTCAGGTTAATTATAGGCAAAGTGACCATAATGTAATTATAGGAATAGAGAGTTCAACATTCTTTTATAATGGAGATAAAATACATAGCTCCAATGTTAATTTAAATTATAGAGGAGATAATTCTAGTGAAGATTATCATAGGTTAAACCCTTGGCTGGAATATGTGTATGAAAAGCCGGTATATAATATAGCCTCGTATTTGCAATACATTTCACCGAGATTGTTTGATCGACTACAAATAACTCTTAGTGGACGATTCGATAGAATGTTTTTCGATTACAAGGACACCATGATGGTCAATCCAAATAAATCGAAGTATTTTCAAATGTTCACACCTAGAGTTGCAATGGTTTACTCTTTTAACAATCAATTGCTTGTTAAAGCAATCTACGGAAGGGCATTTCGTACACCATCTCCTACCGAAATGTTCGGCTTAAATACCTATACTCTAGCATCGAATATTGACGAGTTGAAGCCAGAGATAGTTACGAATGTTGATGTGGGCGTTGTTTGGGAGCCTCGAACTGGATTAAAAGTGAGAGTGAACTCATTCTTGGTAAATTTCCAGAATCAGATTGCATATAGTGTGGCAAATAAGAATTTGAGTACAAATGTTTATACATTGAAAACAGCCGGAATGGAATTTTCTGCACAGTATGCAACTCAATCCTTTTCAGGTTTTGCAAATATGTCGTACTTCAGACGCATTGATGAAACTGTTTTGGATAGTACAATCTCCGAAAATGGTTCTAGGATAACATGGGCTCCATCAATGCTTATAAAAGCAGGTTTTTTGTATAAGTACAATAGGTTTAGCGTGTCGTCACTTTTTTACTATCAGAACAAATCTTACCGACGGAACTCCGACAAGTTTGATGAAATGGAGAAATTTAGATCATACAATTATGTTGATGGCTGGGTTACTGTCGATTTAAAAGGAACTTTTAGGTTTACAAACAAATCAGAAATAGGGATTTCTATAAAGAATGTGTTGGATGCAGAGCGGTATTTTGTTAAGAATAATCCCTATATGTTCGATTATAAGTTGGAGGGTAGGATAATTACGGGGGAATATATTGTTAAGTTCTGATACTATTAAAGAATTCTCAAAGATTTTCTAAGTTTTTGGTGGGGTGTTTTAAAGTTTGGTTGTATTATACTTAGAACTAAAAACATCAAATCATGAAAATTCAATTAAAACTATTGATAATAGTTGTTTTAATCCTTACGCTAGGTAATTTTAATGTTTATTCGCAAAGGGATGCGAAGAATAAATCAAATCCACCACATAAAACAGTTGTGGCGAAAAAACAAAATAGATGGGTTAAGCGAGTTGCGTACCACCCAGGTTGGGCTCCAAGGCGAGTATACTACCATCGTTGGGTGTATTTTCCAAAGCACAACTTTTATTGGGATAATGTTAAGCAGGTTTACATTTATCGTAGTGGCCTGAAATGGGTTGCAGTGGCAACATTGCCAAAGTCTTATGTGAATGTTGATTTAGAAAAAGAAAAAAGTGTGGAATTAACCGATGTTGATGATTTTACCGAAACAGTTTACGATAAGAATGACGAGCATATTAAAACGTTAAAGGTTGAGGAGTAATTTATAAAGATTGAAGGTTGATAGAAAAAAGGGATATCGAAAAAGATATCCCTTTTTTCTTATTCTATTTTGAACTTAAGATTTTCTTCTGTTTTATTACCAAGTTTATCGGTGACAATTATGGTTAATGTATAAATCTTGCCTTGCGCCAGTTTTTCAATTGGGTTCTTGTAAGGAGTTAACTTCCCTTGGTCAATTGAATAGTTAATGGTTGCATCGCCTGAAAGATTATCGGTGGTTGCCAGGTATATTTTTACATCGGGTGAGTAAACTTTTATGGTCTCGTTATTTTCGGTTACTTGTTTGTGAGGTTTTACGCTGAAATGATAGAAGATTTCTGGAGCAATATTGTCAACCCCTAGTTCAAACGAAAGGAAATTGATGTTGTCAACATTGTCGAACCCTGTGCATTTTATTAAAAAGTATCCGCTTTGTTCTATGCTGAATGGTGATAAGTAGTCGGTTTCTGCGGATTTGTTAATGTTGTACGTAATTCTGTTAACCCCGGCTTCTTTATCGTTTGCAATAATCTGAATTTTTGTAGATGGGCCAATCCACAGCGTGTCGCGTTGGATAAGTTTTGGACCATCGAGTTTGTAGGTGAGCGTAGGTCCCGATATATCAATTGTTGGCATGGTAAACGATTCGGTACTGGCGCCAGATTGACTGCGGTTGTTTACGTTATCAACGGCATACGATTTAACATTCATGGTACCCATGATATCCGATAGCAGCACTGGCTTTTCGTACTTGCTGAATTCTCCATTATTGAGAGAGTAGTATATTTCCTTAACTCCTGACTTGTTATCAACCGCGGCAACCTTTAGTTGGCTTCGTCCCGATGAAAATTCTTTATCGCCAACCATGTAAGAGTTTCCTACAATTTCTTCGAAAACCATAGGCGGGGTTTTGTCAACAAAAAATGTAAATATTCGAGGGGTTTCCTTATTACCAACTTTGTCCGTTGCATACCATGTAATTGTATGCTCACCTTCAGTAATCCGGGATGTTTGTAATGGTTTTGAGTAAACCGTATATTCTGAGGAGTCAATGCTGTACTTTATATCCGTTACTCCAAATGTATCAGTAGCAGCAAGCATTAGCGTTGCCCTGCCCGATAGTATGTTTTCGAATCTATCCCCGTTGGTTTCTAACGTTGAGGTAGGAGGTGTGCTGTCAACAATAAATCTGCGAATAATTTCATCCTCCTTATTGCCCAAATTATCAGTAGAGTATGCTTTTAATTCGTAGAGTCCTTCTTTGTCAAAAACAATTGGATCTGAATATTCTTTGAACGGCTCTCCATTTACTGAGTAGTAAGTTTTATTAAGGCCAGCATCTGCGTCGGTCGCCGAAATTTCCAGAACACTTCCGCCTGCTAGGTATAGGGTTTCTTTGATTTCTTTTTTTGTTGATTGGTTGAATTGAAGCTTAGATTGAGGTGGAATTCCATCGGCAAAAAGTTTGAAGTTGATTTTTCGTCCAACGTAAAGATCAAGATGTGTCATTTGGATGGGGCCACTTCCATTCCAGTAAAGAGGATCTCCCTTTTTGTTGACTCCAACCATTTCTATGGCATCAGAGCCATCCGCTTTTGTGCCAATGTATATGTTTACAGGAGTTTTAGGTGAAACAAACAGATGATTGGATGAATCAATGTAAAACGATTTGGTTTCTTCTTGCCCTAACGCAGCAATAGAAATCAATGAAAAAATCAATGAGAAATTATATTTATTGATAATATGTTGCATATTCGAATGTTTATTCGTGTCAAATATTACTATTTGGGTAATGTGAATTTGAATTCAACCCTTCTGTTTAGCTTGTGCTTTGAATCGGGGCAGTTTACACCCTTGGTGCAGTCGTTTATTATGCGAGTATCGCCAAAACCTTTGGGTTTCAACCTTCGGATTTCGATGCCTTTGGCTACAAGATAATTTACAACGGATTGAGCTCTGCGTTCCGACAGCGCCATGTTCGATTCCGATGATCCTCGGGCATCAGCATGGGCGCCTATCTCAATCAGCAACTCGGGGAATTCTTTCATAATCTGAAGCATTCCCTCAAGGTTCTCATACGATTCGGGGAGTAGTTTTGCGCTGGCTGTTTCGAAGTATATATTGTCGATTTTAAATATTGCCTCGGGCGATACTACTATCTTGTATGTTAAAGTATCCCCAGTGTTCCCGACATTATCAACGGCGAATACCTGTAATTCAGACTCACCCTGGCTTTCAAATGGAATTGAGCCGCTATAGGCGTTAAATTGCGATCCATTAATAGAGTAATATGTAGATTTAACTCCGGAGTAATCATCCTTGGCATCAATCGATAATTTTGAAGCGATATCAACGTATAGCCGTTTTTCCTTTCCAAACAAAAGGCCTTTTTCGACCTTAACCTTTGGCTTTGGTCCTTTGGCATCGGCAATAACCATGTATCTGATTTTTTCGCCTTTGTTGTTATATACGAAGTAATGCCGACCGGGTCCATCGAAGTACATGGGGTTTGCAAGTGTGTCGGTACTAGGTATTAAAGCCTTGTTGTTGGGCTGGTTGCTTGGTGAAACAAAAAAGTAAATTGGAGAATCAACTTTTACGAAGATTTGACCATTTGTACCAACGTGTAAATTCGAAGATGGTTCCTGAGCAATTGCAGAATAATGAGCAATAAGTACCAATATAGAAATAATCGTAAAAAATCTCATGTAGAATGTTTTAAAATGCTAAAGTAACAAAACAAATATTAAGTAAAGAATTTTAGTTTGCTGATTTAGATCACTCTTCGTTAAATCTTTATTGGATTGCCGCTGAGTTTAAAACCAATTACCATTACGTCATCTATTGGGTCATAATCTTTACCTCGCCATTCCTCCAGTGTTGTTTCTAAAATCTCTTGCTGCTGGATCATTGGTAGTTCGTGAATCTTTAAGAGAAGTTCCTTGAATTTTTTCGATGAAAACTTTTGACCATCGGCACCGCCAAATTGATCTATAAATCCATCGGAGAAAATGTAGAAGCATGTTGGTGAGTTTATGTTGACTGTATGCATTGTGAATTCGCGCTTCTCTTCTTTTTGCAATCCTCCAATTGGAACTGGATCGCCTTTGATTTGGTTGAGTTCTCCGTTCGATATGTAGTAGAGCGGGTTTTTTGCGCCAGCATACTCAACGGTTTGGCCATTGTTTGTGATATGGCAGAGAGCCATGTCCATGCCATCGCGACTATCGTTGTTCTCTTGTTTTAGGAGATACCTTACATATCGGTGCATCTCGTTGAGCATTTTGTTGGGCTCGGTAATCCCGCTTCTTGCTAAAGTGTCAAGAAGATTGAGGCCGATCATGCTCATGAACGCACCAGGAACGCCATGTCCGGTACAGTCTACAGCTGCAATCAAAAATCCACACTGTCCATTCGCTCTTGCTGGGAGGTGAATGAAATGACGGTTGGCTTTTGTTTCCTCCGCATTGGAGCATGTGTAGCCTGTAAACCAGTAAAAATCGCCGCTAACTATTTCTCGGGGTTGAAATAGTATGAATGCATCGTTTATGGTGTTAACAAGCATGTCGTAAGTGGGCAACAAGGCATCCTGTATACGTTGAGCGTAGTTGATGCTACTTGTAATATCTCGATTTTGCTTCTCTATTTGCTTTAGAGCAACCATTAATTCATTACTCTTGGCTTCAATTAAGTCTCTTTGCTGGGCTATCTCAAAATTTTGTTTTTTTAACTTTTCGTTCGAACGTTTCTTTTGAAGGTAGTATCGGGTAATCATGCCTGAAATCCCTATTACTGCAAGAATGATGACAATGAATATATTCCGAACTAGTTTCTGATTCTTAATGGTTGCATCCTGTAATGCTTTTTCTTTGCTGAGGAGATCAATCTTCATCTGCTGTTCCTGTGTAATCTGTTCAACCTTAGCTAGGCTGTCCGAGACACTTTCGAGCGCTTGTTTTTTCGAATTAAGTTCTTGTTCGGTTAACTCTTTTTGGTTTTTTATTTCGGAAAGTTGATTTTGAGCTTGGTTGACCATTTCTTTGGCTTCGGCTTCCTTTTTTGAAACCTCGTCGCGCTGTATTTTTCTGCTGAATGCAGTGTAGAGTGAAAAGTATTCTGCAGATTTATTTGCATCGCCCAATGCATCGTATATTTCAGATAGTAAAGAGTATGTGTTTCTTAATAATTTTGGGTCGTTTATTTCTTTAGCAATGCTATTGGCATTTTCGGCTGGTTTGAGGGCCTGCTTGGGCTGGTCGGAATCCTTGTAGGCATTGGCAATGTTTATTAATGTTGATGCAATTTCGGGTTTTCGGCCCTGTTGTTGATTAATGGCAAGGCATTTCTCAAAATACGATATCGCCTCAGTATAATTTTCCTGATCAACATTAATCATCCCAATATTTGTATAAAGAATCTTTAAGGCGTTGTTATTACCAATGCTTTGGCTAAGTGTAATCGCTTTTAGGAAGATGTTTTTGGCATCGTTAGGGTTGCCATTAACCCAGTATGCCGTTGCCGATTTAGTGTATAAAGATATTGCTGAATTGAAGTCGCCGGAGGATTCTTGCTCCTTGGCTTGGTTCAAATTTTCTTGTATTTCTTTTTGTAAGGCTGGCGAAAGAGTCTTTGTTTGCGCAGCAGCAAACACACTAGTAGATAGTAGTATACAGAAAAAAAGAATTCGTTTTGTCATGGTAAAAGGCTATTGTTCGGCAATGAAATTTACTTTTAATGGGGTCATGTGCGCAAATTCAACACCCTCGTCAATCATATCCTGATCATCCTCTCGGTGGAACCAGTTTACTTCTACTTGGTAACCTTCTTTTGCAATTTTTTCAATGTAGCCAATTAGGTCAAGAAGTTTTTTTGAGGACGAAGAATTTAGGTACTCCAATCTCAAATTAATTATTGTGAGTGGCTTGGGAGCATTGATGTACTCAACGATGTACCTTTCGAGAGGCCTGTAGAATTCAACAGCATCTTCGGGTAACGATTTGCCTCTAATTTCGAAAAGGCCACTGTCTCCATTGGCATTAATTTCAGGAGAGTCTATTCTTCCTTCAATGTGAAGTTGATCCATGATCGTTAGTTTAATTTATTTTAACGTTAAGTGTGTTTTAAATGTTCCATGTGAATTAGTCCATTTTTGAACAGAAAGTCTGAAAAAATGACCTTAAAATTTAATGATTTTTTATTGATCTGTCGAATGTTTTGTTCGATATTCGGAGATAAAATATCTCGTGGTTAATTATGAACGGGTTAGAAACCTCTTAAAAAAAACGTTGTTTTAAAAGGATGCATTAATAAGTTTTTCTGCCCTGTTTTTCTTAGTCCTGGTCTTGTTTGGCATCAGGATACTTTGTAGGAACCTACAACAATCGACTTTGCTTTACAAAGATTTTTATTCGGCCATTTTCTGAAATCATTCTCACTTTTCAAAACTGCGAAGTTTTTTCTAATGTCTGAACATACTCTCAAGTTATAGATATTCAAAAAAAACGTGTTTTTCTATTGAAACTAAATCAGCACTCATTCGTTTATTAGGACTGTGTCTATATATTTTGGGAATAAAATTGTAACTTTACTATTGGCTTATAATTATGATGATGCAAAATGACAATGGTTTGAATTTCGATATAGTTTGGCATGATATAGTTTCCTCAACCAACGATGTTTGCATGCATGCAGCCAATGAGGAAGGAACAGAGGGGGTGGTAATTGCCGCTATGTACCAAGAGCAAGGACGAGGACAACGAGGTAATGCTTGGGAAAGCAATTCGGGTTTAAATCTTACGTTTAGCATTCTGCTTCGTCCAATTTTCTTAAGAGTTGAGGAACAGTTTTTGATTTCGAAAGTTGTTGCCGTTTCGGTGTGCGATTGGATTAGCGCCTATTTAGAGTATAAGGATGTTGCGATAAAATGGCCGAACGATATATATATCGGTAACAGTAAGGTTGCTGGTATCCTGATCGAGAATAGTTTTAGTTCTTCTCAGTTGAATGTTTCGGTTGTTGGTATTGGCATTAATCTTAATCAGGTGAACTTTACCTCGGATTTGCCCAACCCAACATCGATGAGATTGGAAACTTTAAAGGAGTTTGATTTGCAACAATCTCTGGATGAGTTCTTAAGCTGTTTTAAGGGGCGTTACTTACAGATACAATCCAATAATGTTTCGGCTATTGACGAAGAATATATGAGAAGATTGTATAGAAAAGATATCTACTGCACTTATCGGTCAAGTAACGATGAATTTAAGGCAAGAATAGTTGGTGTTAAGCCAACGGGTGAGTTGTTATTGATGACCGACGATGGGCAGGAGCGATCGTTTGCATTTAAGGAAATTACGTTTGTTATCTAATAATGTATTTGTTCCTTATATCGCATTAAATGCTTTAGCAATGCCTTCGGCAAGTGCATCAACACCCTCACTGATTTTTTTGCCAAGCATCATTTTCATCATCATGTTGAGTTCTGCCTTGATGGTGATTTTTAATCGGGTGTCGTAGGGTGCGGCTTCTTTCAGTTGAATCCAAAGGTAGAATTCTAATGGAATGCGTTCGTCTCCGGTGAATTTGAGTGTCGAAAACTCTTCTTTTTCTACAAGTTTGATTCCAAATGGACCCATGCCCTGATAGCTAAAGCTGCAACTGTTTTCTTCGGCCTGCCAGTTTTCCAATTTATCCTGAGCAAGTGGGGTGAAATTTCTGAAATCGGATAGAACCTTGAATATATCCTCAGATCTTTTGTTGATTGCAACAACTTTGCTTTCGTAGGTTTCCATTTTTAGTCATTTTTGAGACCGCAAAGAAAGTAAAAATGGTTTAATAAGGCAAGATTTGTTTTTTAGAGAGGTTTGCACGGGGGCTTTCCTTAACATATTTAACCATTGTTTGTTATATTTGATTAACTATTCTTGCAATTTATGCTGAAAATTCTTCATCAAAAGAGTCATGATCCTTACTTTAATATTGCTACGGAGGAGTACCTCCTTCAGCAAAAGGTCGATGATTTTTTCATTATTTATCGAAATAGTCCAGCAATAATCGTGGGAAAGCATCAGAATGCCAATGCCGAAATTAATCATCAATTTGTGGAGTGGAATCGTATCCCCGTTATCCGACGATTGTCCGGCGGAGGAACTGTTTACCATGATTTGGGGAACATCAACTTTTCATTTATTATGAATGGGGCAGAGGGGCAACTTGTGGATTTTAAAAAGTACACGGCACCGATTATCGATATCCTTCGGGGATTTGGGGTTGATGCTTGTTTGGGTGGCAAAAATGATATTCGTGTAGGCGATAAAAAGGTATCGGGAAATGCGGAGCATGTTTATAGATATCGGGTGTTGCATCATGGAACTTTGCTGTATGA is a window of Tenuifilaceae bacterium CYCD DNA encoding:
- a CDS encoding TetR family transcriptional regulator; this encodes MNEEFKFILEKVNDLYMRYGIKSITMDDVASNLGISKKTLYKYVSDKDDLVGKAIDLQIEGIHSDVDCHCNSSLNAIEELLLVSKIINQRIKKVNHGTVFDLKKYYPAHYERLVNARRKKMLTCIINNISKGKQEGLYRKDLDDSIIAKLQLSRIENIIDNDFFSIEEFTSSKFFQEVFVYHIRGIANQKGIELLEGKLLNFDIDDINTI
- a CDS encoding biotin--[acetyl-CoA-carboxylase] ligase — protein: MMMQNDNGLNFDIVWHDIVSSTNDVCMHAANEEGTEGVVIAAMYQEQGRGQRGNAWESNSGLNLTFSILLRPIFLRVEEQFLISKVVAVSVCDWISAYLEYKDVAIKWPNDIYIGNSKVAGILIENSFSSSQLNVSVVGIGINLNQVNFTSDLPNPTSMRLETLKEFDLQQSLDEFLSCFKGRYLQIQSNNVSAIDEEYMRRLYRKDIYCTYRSSNDEFKARIVGVKPTGELLLMTDDGQERSFAFKEITFVI